In one window of Pseudodesulfovibrio sp. S3 DNA:
- a CDS encoding bifunctional diguanylate cyclase/phosphodiesterase, translating to MYLEQPNDLLPAFRVKTIVIQALILITIRDYDKLKEMYGQSFVDLLAKELKESLTSTAGSNNSRTPCLLCVDPGRIAILVPQDSNPADIAYGYKIQGQKDLESTMLRHTGLGIDLGMGFASISTQQDDENWDKNLNRAFEEARRMETRPLNMNELSITGRFNTILLANMVTAHYQPILDFRTDTILGWEALARGPEGSAFRSPVMLFQTAEQLGRLFALEKLCREAAIRNVGELKNGQKLFLNIHPKTMADPAFSPGQTLELMEQCNLTPDNIVFEITEQHSVQDFDLFYRTLAHYRSQGFQIAVDDAGAGYAGLTLIAELRPDYIKIDKSLIVDIHKDPVKRALVETTATFADKIGSRIIGEGIESKEQAICLKDIGVHCGQGFFLAQPACPKPLVSEACRGLKTVGDISNNIICSPPVGDLARAPHAVDMSCLVSTAHEFFRKNDKFTNIVVVNDNVPAGLVMEYHLNRQLSSQYGIALYHKRSIVTTMDASPLIVDVDMPVEQAARTAMKREHLKAYDDIIVTKKGLLYGVVTVQDLLNVLAHIQVEMAKGTNPLTGLPGNVAIEQEVETRIKQKRTFSIIYGDLDHFKVYNDTYGFKNGDRIIKLAADIMSWATKKHAPQDARLCHIGGDDFVLITPPEAVNRICTSITRCFGRLVKQCYCDDDRQRGWIKAKGRDDKEREYPLVTISLGVIEVFGSCSLMEIGERAAHIKKYAKSIPGNSVAIDRRPAIGMDEADGC from the coding sequence ATGTACCTCGAACAACCGAACGACTTATTGCCCGCGTTTCGCGTCAAAACGATTGTCATCCAGGCGTTGATACTCATAACCATACGAGATTATGACAAACTCAAGGAAATGTACGGGCAAAGCTTCGTCGACCTCCTGGCAAAGGAACTCAAGGAATCCCTGACTTCAACTGCCGGATCGAACAACTCGCGCACTCCATGTCTTCTCTGCGTCGATCCAGGCAGGATCGCCATACTGGTTCCTCAGGACAGCAACCCCGCAGACATTGCCTATGGATACAAAATCCAAGGACAAAAAGACCTGGAAAGCACCATGCTACGCCATACTGGTCTGGGCATAGACCTCGGCATGGGTTTCGCCTCGATATCCACCCAGCAAGACGACGAAAACTGGGACAAAAACCTGAACAGAGCCTTCGAGGAGGCCAGGAGAATGGAAACCCGACCTCTGAATATGAACGAATTATCCATTACCGGCCGGTTCAACACCATTCTACTTGCTAATATGGTCACGGCACATTATCAGCCTATCCTCGATTTTCGCACAGACACCATTCTGGGTTGGGAAGCTCTGGCAAGGGGGCCCGAAGGTTCCGCGTTTCGTTCCCCGGTCATGCTTTTTCAAACAGCGGAACAACTGGGAAGGCTGTTCGCCCTGGAAAAACTGTGTCGAGAAGCCGCCATACGAAACGTGGGAGAACTCAAGAACGGTCAGAAACTCTTTCTCAACATCCATCCGAAGACCATGGCCGACCCGGCATTCTCACCGGGCCAAACCCTTGAACTCATGGAACAGTGCAACCTCACGCCCGACAATATAGTCTTTGAAATCACGGAACAGCACAGCGTCCAGGATTTCGACTTGTTCTACCGAACCCTGGCCCATTACCGCAGCCAGGGGTTTCAGATCGCCGTCGACGATGCCGGAGCTGGATATGCAGGGCTGACGCTCATCGCCGAGTTGCGGCCCGACTACATCAAGATCGACAAATCTCTTATCGTCGATATCCACAAAGATCCGGTGAAACGGGCACTGGTGGAGACCACGGCCACATTCGCTGACAAGATCGGCTCCAGAATCATCGGCGAAGGCATAGAGAGCAAGGAACAGGCTATCTGCCTGAAAGATATCGGCGTTCACTGTGGCCAGGGATTCTTCCTGGCACAGCCGGCCTGCCCGAAGCCCCTTGTCAGCGAAGCCTGCAGGGGACTCAAGACGGTGGGAGACATTTCCAACAATATTATTTGTTCACCGCCCGTTGGGGATCTGGCCCGGGCACCGCATGCCGTGGACATGTCCTGCCTGGTCTCCACGGCCCACGAGTTCTTCCGAAAAAACGACAAGTTCACCAATATCGTGGTGGTGAATGACAATGTTCCCGCAGGGCTTGTCATGGAATACCACCTCAACCGCCAGCTCTCCTCGCAATACGGCATAGCCCTGTACCACAAACGGTCCATCGTGACGACCATGGACGCCAGCCCGCTGATAGTGGATGTGGACATGCCCGTGGAACAGGCGGCCCGGACCGCCATGAAACGTGAGCATCTCAAGGCCTACGACGACATCATCGTAACGAAAAAAGGGCTGCTCTACGGCGTGGTCACGGTTCAGGACCTCCTCAACGTGCTGGCACACATCCAAGTGGAGATGGCCAAAGGCACCAACCCCCTGACCGGGCTGCCCGGCAACGTGGCCATCGAGCAGGAAGTGGAAACGCGCATCAAACAGAAAAGGACCTTCAGCATCATCTACGGCGACCTGGACCACTTCAAGGTGTACAACGACACCTATGGTTTCAAGAACGGCGACCGTATCATCAAGCTGGCAGCGGACATCATGTCCTGGGCCACAAAAAAGCACGCCCCTCAAGATGCCCGGCTATGCCACATCGGAGGCGACGACTTCGTGCTCATCACCCCGCCGGAGGCAGTCAACAGGATTTGCACATCCATCACCCGCTGCTTCGGGCGACTGGTCAAGCAGTGTTATTGTGACGATGACCGGCAACGGGGCTGGATAAAAGCCAAAGGCAGGGACGACAAGGAACGTGAATACCCATTGGTAACCATCTCCCTGGGCGTCATCGAAGTCTTTGGGTCGTGCTCGCTCATGGAAATCGGCGAAAGGGCCGCACACATCAAGAAATATGCGAAATCTATTCCCGGAAATTCCGTTGCCATAGACCGTAGACCGGCTATCGGCATGGATGAAGCCGATGGTTGTTAA
- a CDS encoding biotin carboxylase N-terminal domain-containing protein, producing MNIDGNKILIANRGEIAVRIMEACSDLGLSFVALYTDEDSQSGHLDVARRLGGEQSLYRIHNYLDAGDILSVADEAGATAIHPGYGFFSENYRFARRVVQRDRPMTFIGPSWEVIRDLGDKINTKRIARSLGVPTVPGSDRAIYDELEAEAIAESLFEFQAKMGVKKPVVLVKASAGGGGMGIDECEDMARFRQTYRRIRNYSLRTFNDEGVLIEQRMFDFNHLEVQIASDRSGTNPVHFGTRNCSVQSPGLQKRIEVAPGFWPDGLSYAFDAQKLIDDITEYSLSIAKEIKYDNVGTWEWIVAPNGDPYLMEVNTRIQVENGVSACIASVKGDRNVNLVREQIRIGLGEPLGYTQSDVSFDGVSIEYRLIAEDTTNGFAPWVGKIQELGWPGRDWLTLHTHVPLDRTYQIPTEYDPNLALAIIWGKNLEEAKQRGLEFLRDLTLNGVDSSGSDMKSNIPFLIAKTENLLEF from the coding sequence GTGAACATAGACGGAAACAAAATACTGATAGCCAACAGAGGCGAAATTGCCGTTAGGATCATGGAAGCCTGCTCCGATCTGGGACTGTCTTTTGTCGCACTCTATACCGATGAAGATTCCCAGTCCGGTCACCTAGACGTCGCTCGCAGACTCGGAGGCGAGCAGTCTCTTTACCGGATCCACAATTACCTTGACGCCGGCGACATCCTGTCCGTGGCGGACGAGGCCGGCGCCACTGCCATTCACCCCGGATACGGCTTCTTTTCCGAGAACTATCGTTTTGCGAGACGAGTAGTTCAGAGGGACAGACCCATGACCTTCATCGGTCCATCCTGGGAAGTCATCCGCGACCTTGGCGACAAGATCAACACAAAACGAATTGCCAGATCACTCGGGGTTCCGACCGTTCCCGGTTCCGACCGGGCTATATATGATGAATTGGAAGCCGAAGCCATTGCCGAAAGCCTGTTCGAATTCCAGGCAAAGATGGGAGTCAAAAAACCCGTTGTCCTGGTCAAGGCTTCCGCTGGCGGCGGCGGAATGGGCATCGACGAATGCGAGGACATGGCCCGTTTCAGGCAGACCTATCGCCGCATTCGAAACTATTCACTGCGGACCTTCAATGACGAAGGCGTCCTCATTGAACAGCGCATGTTCGATTTCAACCACCTGGAAGTCCAGATCGCTTCTGACCGGTCGGGAACCAATCCGGTCCACTTCGGCACCCGGAACTGCTCTGTGCAGAGTCCCGGCCTGCAAAAACGAATCGAAGTGGCCCCCGGATTCTGGCCGGACGGCTTATCCTACGCCTTTGACGCACAGAAACTGATCGACGACATCACCGAATACTCCCTGTCCATAGCCAAGGAGATCAAGTACGACAATGTCGGCACCTGGGAATGGATCGTGGCTCCCAACGGCGATCCTTACCTGATGGAAGTCAACACCAGAATCCAAGTTGAAAACGGTGTTTCAGCCTGTATCGCCTCGGTAAAAGGCGACAGGAATGTCAACCTCGTTCGGGAACAGATCCGCATCGGCCTCGGAGAGCCGCTCGGCTACACGCAAAGCGATGTCTCCTTCGACGGTGTCAGCATCGAATACCGTCTCATAGCCGAGGACACGACAAACGGTTTTGCCCCCTGGGTTGGGAAAATCCAGGAACTCGGCTGGCCTGGCCGCGACTGGCTGACCCTGCACACCCATGTCCCGCTGGATCGAACGTACCAGATTCCCACTGAATACGACCCCAACCTGGCTTTGGCCATCATTTGGGGAAAGAACCTTGAAGAGGCCAAACAACGCGGCCTGGAATTCCTCAGGGATCTCACTCTCAACGGCGTCGACTCCAGCGGATCAGACATGAAGTCCAACATCCCCTTCCTCATCGCAAAAACTGAAAATCTGCTCGAATTTTAA
- a CDS encoding carboxyl transferase domain-containing protein, with the protein MNIEKTLQTLLARVNYAREILGNKSRPELDAFAKEINEFQEMNADLSEDLAIRALESLNHRLTTMEAAIDAQLTAMDKVRIVRHPQRASLKDILENVYDNYTEIGGQDEHSIDPGMLIARAYITRRRGKKIINQPVMVVGQEKGHGEEFRNGGSIKPWGNSKALKYMKVAALEQIPIHAYVNTPGSYPVEDFPGAAQQIAENIYEMAGLTVPIIAIFSEGGSGGAEAIGMADKRLMLSHGYYSVISPEGAAAIEGRIRGSERAPVELIESCAISQRITAQDNLANGYIDEIIEEPPLGARAEHFDFYKRVREQVIRATDEVSLGVRGVRLFRAVAMRHFKKNTDIIVRWSLNEKARERLIAKRFKKYRKMAQHAYQDNRSLLDKLSATSSGIVSNSASLILYGLLKPFKQRIERLAEEMADEVHVITAKIDAFFRSFLRKIGIRPQGDKQKEMELTGLSQAEPIAPPTLTDSVYTSPQAFIDREVTCPHASKRGCLDIWARDLFTDFAGVCPNCGYNFPMEYQWYLHNVFDQNSIREFNRDIASGNPTKFPNFDERIQAAKKKTGLQSSCLTFNASLEGLRVTCATLVANFRGGSVGAAEGEKFIRALELAQTKHQPFLAYIHGTAGIRIQEGVNGLIQMPRVTLAVRKYIEEGGLYIVLYDTNSYAGPVASFLGCSPYQYAVRSSRLGFAGPGVIKETTGIEIPPNYHNSFKALSRGHIQGVWSRKDIRKNLHQAFLTIGGRNLYYR; encoded by the coding sequence ATGAATATCGAAAAAACATTGCAGACACTTCTGGCGCGGGTGAATTACGCCCGCGAAATCCTGGGCAACAAGTCCCGTCCCGAACTGGACGCTTTCGCCAAGGAAATCAATGAATTCCAGGAAATGAATGCAGATCTTTCAGAAGATCTGGCCATTCGAGCCCTAGAATCTCTCAACCACAGATTGACAACCATGGAAGCGGCCATAGACGCACAGCTCACCGCCATGGACAAAGTCCGCATTGTTCGCCACCCGCAACGGGCCAGCCTCAAGGACATTCTGGAAAACGTCTACGACAACTATACCGAGATCGGCGGTCAGGACGAACACTCCATCGATCCCGGGATGCTCATTGCCAGGGCCTACATCACCCGTCGCCGAGGCAAAAAGATCATCAACCAACCGGTCATGGTGGTCGGCCAGGAAAAGGGCCACGGCGAAGAGTTCCGCAACGGCGGTTCCATCAAGCCCTGGGGAAACAGCAAGGCGCTGAAATACATGAAAGTTGCTGCCCTTGAGCAGATCCCCATCCATGCCTATGTGAACACGCCCGGCTCCTATCCGGTCGAAGATTTCCCCGGTGCTGCCCAGCAGATTGCGGAAAACATCTATGAAATGGCCGGATTGACGGTTCCTATCATCGCAATCTTCTCCGAAGGCGGCTCGGGTGGAGCCGAGGCCATCGGCATGGCCGACAAGCGCCTCATGCTGTCCCATGGCTATTATTCAGTCATTTCTCCCGAAGGGGCCGCTGCCATCGAAGGCCGCATCCGGGGTTCTGAACGCGCCCCTGTCGAACTGATCGAATCCTGTGCCATTTCCCAGCGCATCACTGCTCAGGACAACCTGGCCAATGGGTATATCGATGAAATCATCGAGGAACCACCCCTTGGTGCACGTGCCGAGCATTTCGATTTTTATAAACGCGTCCGGGAACAGGTCATACGAGCCACGGACGAAGTCTCCCTTGGTGTGCGCGGAGTCCGTTTGTTCCGTGCCGTGGCTATGCGCCATTTCAAGAAAAACACCGACATCATCGTCCGGTGGTCCCTCAACGAAAAAGCCCGTGAACGATTGATCGCCAAGCGGTTCAAGAAATACCGCAAGATGGCGCAACATGCATATCAGGACAACCGGTCGTTGCTGGACAAACTCAGTGCAACCAGTTCCGGCATCGTCTCAAACAGCGCGAGCTTGATCCTTTACGGCCTGCTCAAACCGTTCAAGCAGCGGATTGAGCGGTTGGCAGAAGAAATGGCCGATGAAGTCCATGTCATCACTGCCAAAATCGATGCCTTTTTCCGGTCCTTCCTCAGAAAGATCGGCATACGGCCTCAGGGTGACAAGCAAAAGGAAATGGAACTGACAGGTCTTTCCCAAGCCGAACCAATCGCCCCCCCTACGCTCACGGACAGTGTTTATACAAGCCCCCAAGCATTCATTGACCGGGAGGTAACCTGCCCTCATGCCAGCAAGCGCGGCTGCCTGGATATATGGGCACGCGACCTGTTCACGGATTTCGCCGGGGTTTGTCCCAATTGCGGATACAACTTTCCCATGGAATACCAATGGTATCTCCACAATGTCTTTGATCAGAATTCCATCCGTGAATTCAATCGGGACATAGCTTCCGGCAATCCAACGAAATTCCCTAATTTCGACGAGCGCATTCAGGCCGCAAAAAAGAAAACCGGCCTGCAATCCAGTTGCCTGACCTTCAACGCCAGCCTGGAAGGATTGCGCGTCACCTGCGCCACGCTGGTGGCCAATTTTCGTGGAGGTTCAGTGGGCGCGGCCGAAGGCGAAAAATTCATTCGCGCCCTGGAACTGGCTCAGACAAAGCACCAGCCGTTTCTGGCCTATATCCATGGCACTGCCGGCATCCGCATTCAGGAGGGCGTCAACGGCCTCATCCAGATGCCCAGAGTCACCTTGGCCGTGCGCAAATACATCGAGGAAGGCGGTCTCTACATCGTTCTGTACGACACCAACTCTTATGCCGGTCCCGTTGCCTCCTTCCTCGGCTGCTCCCCCTATCAGTACGCCGTGCGTTCATCCAGACTCGGCTTTGCCGGTCCGGGTGTCATCAAGGAAACCACCGGCATCGAGATACCTCCGAACTACCACAACTCCTTCAAGGCCCTGTCCCGAGGCCATATTCAGGGAGTGTGGAGCCGCAAGGACATCCGCAAGAACCTGCATCAGGCTTTTCTCACTATCGGCGGTCGGAATCTCTATTACCGCTAA